One part of the Leclercia sp. LSNIH1 genome encodes these proteins:
- a CDS encoding antitermination protein, with protein sequence MNLENTVKHHFAKSTMISDSPRATASDSLTGTDIMAAMGMTQERAALGYSAFLGKMGISNNDRERAIALLAEYALTKCDKVAALRKLEAGVKPLVMRQLAAFAFEDYSRSAASVKQCECCAGAGFIQADVFTNKFRKPEGKMTVAGMVKVKESARVLCKKCNGTGQVSAACSDCRGRGKAVSKELTDQQGVPVLANCKRCGGRGYERIPSTEAYAAIFLITDAISLDTWKKSVKPFYDLLITKFDIEEAWAEAQLKQITR encoded by the coding sequence CGCTACTGCATCAGATTCATTGACTGGCACTGATATCATGGCTGCCATGGGTATGACGCAGGAACGGGCCGCACTGGGTTACAGCGCTTTCCTCGGAAAGATGGGGATCAGCAATAACGACCGGGAGCGGGCGATCGCGCTGCTGGCTGAATACGCGCTTACCAAATGCGACAAGGTGGCCGCACTGCGCAAACTGGAAGCCGGAGTTAAGCCACTAGTGATGCGCCAGCTGGCCGCGTTCGCCTTTGAAGATTACTCGCGCAGCGCCGCCAGCGTGAAGCAATGCGAGTGCTGTGCCGGGGCCGGCTTCATCCAAGCCGACGTATTCACCAATAAATTCCGCAAGCCGGAAGGCAAGATGACCGTGGCTGGAATGGTGAAGGTCAAAGAGTCCGCCAGGGTGCTCTGCAAAAAATGCAATGGAACAGGCCAGGTCAGCGCGGCATGCAGCGACTGCCGCGGACGCGGAAAAGCGGTAAGCAAAGAACTGACCGATCAGCAGGGTGTTCCGGTTCTGGCCAACTGCAAGCGTTGTGGCGGGAGAGGGTACGAGCGGATCCCTTCAACAGAGGCATACGCGGCCATCTTCCTGATCACTGATGCGATTAGCCTGGATACCTGGAAGAAATCGGTTAAGCCATTTTACGACCTGCTGATTACGAAATTCGATATCGAAGAAGCCTGGGCCGAAGCGCAACTGAAACAGATAACGCGATAG